From Catharus ustulatus isolate bCatUst1 chromosome 6, bCatUst1.pri.v2, whole genome shotgun sequence, a single genomic window includes:
- the WEE1 gene encoding wee1-like protein kinase isoform X1 — protein sequence MSFLSLQRAAPPRRVSARRAAAPIRQKLLFLSGHSDCEEEEEEEEEEGCGSSSANSTGEDSAFQEADSPLSAARTPARSDPPLLEEEEEEMEPAAAPLPDEGDSWEEEGFGSSPVKSPGAYFLLDSPSPLAPHKGRRCCERSPPHPAAGGYRGARGEEPGSPLPDYPGTPPHKTLRKLRLFDTPHTPKSLLSKAQGLGSSSVKLRGGSLFMNVGKSEKQEEDFRQTPHVNINPFTPDSMFLHNSEGKCRRRKRIHWNDSCGEDMEPSDGEPEEETMRPAKRITITESNMKSRYATEFHELEKIGSGEFGSVFKCVKRLDGCIYAIKRSKKPLAGSVDEQNALREVYAHAVLGQHSHVVRYYSAWAEDDHMLIQNEYCNGGSLADAISENYRNMRYFTEPELKDLLLQVARGLKYIHSMSLVHMDIKPSNIFISRTSVPSITLEEGDDDDWSSDRVIFKIGDLGHVTRVSSPQVEEGDSRFLANEVLQENYTHLPKADIFALALTVVCAAGAEPLPTNGDQWHEIRQGKLPRLPQVLSQELLDLLKVMINPDPEKRPSAVALVKHSVLLSAAKKSAEQLRIELNAEKFKNSLLQKELKKAQLAKAAAEERALFTDRMTTRSTTQNRPSRLIGKKMNRSLSLTIY from the exons ATGAGCTTCCTCAGCCTGCAGCGGGCGGCGCCGCCGCGGCGCGTCTCGGCCCGGCGGGCGGCGGCCCCGATCCGGCAGAAGCTGCTGTTCCTGAGCGGCCACAGCGActgcgaggaggaggaggaagaggaggaggaggaaggctgcggcagcagcagcgccaaCAGCACCGGCGAGGACTCGGCGTTCCAGGAGGCGGACTCGCCGCTCTCGGCCGCGCGCACCCCGGCGCGGAGCGACCCGcccctgctggaggaggaggaggaggagatggagccGGCGGCGGCGCCGCTGCCGGACGAGGGGGACTCGTGGGAAGAGGAGGGCTTCGGCTCGTCGCCGGTCAAGTCGCCCGGAGCCTATTTCCTACTCGACTCGCCCTCGCCGCTGGCCCCGCACAAGGGCCGGCGCTGCTGCGAGCGCTCCCCGCCGCACCCGGCGGCCGGCGGGTaccggggggcgcggggcgaGGAGCCCGGCTCGCCGCTGCCCGACTACCCGGGCACGCCGCCGCACAAGACGCTGCGCAAGCTGCGGCTGTTCGACACGCCGCACACACCCAAG AGTTTGCTTTCTAAAGCACAAGGTTTAGGTTCCAGCTCAGTCAAACTTAGAGGGGGCTCCCTGTTTATGAATGTTGGTAAATCAGAGAAGCAAGAAGAAGATTTTAGACAAACACCTCATGTGAACATCAATCCCTTCACTCCCGATTCCATGTTCCTTCACAACTCTGAAGGCAAATGTCGTCGGAGGAAGAGGATACACTGGAATGA CTCTTGTGGAGAGGACATGGAACCAAGCGATGGAGAGCCTGAAGAGGAAACCATGAGACCTGCCAAG AGGATAACAATAACAGAAAGTAACATGAAGTCACGCTATGCAACCGAATTCCATGAACTGGAGAAGATTGGATCTGGGGAATTCGGCTCTGTGTTTAAGTGTGTGAAGAGGCTGGATGGCTGCATCTATGCAATAAAACGCTCCAAGAAACCCTTGGCTGGCTCAGTGGATGA GCAGAATGCTTTAAGAGAGGTCTATGCACATGCAGTCCTGGGACAGCATTCTCATGTAGTGAGGTACTACTCTGCATGGGCAGAAGATGACCACATGCTTATACAGAATGAATACTGCAATG GTGGCAGTTTAGCGGATGCCATAAGTGAAAATTACCGGAATATGCGTTACTTTACTGAACCAGAACTGAAGGACCTGCTGCTTCAAGTGGCTCGAGGTTTAAAGTACATTCATTCAATGTCCCTGGTACACATGGATATCAAACCTA GTAACATTTTCATATCTAGAACATCAGTTCCAAGTATAACTCTAGAGGAAGGTGATGATGATGACTGGTCATCTGATAGAGTCATATTTAAAATAG GTGACCTGGGCCATGTAACTCGAGTCTCTAGTCCTCAGGTGGAAGAAGGTGACAGCCGTTTCCTTGCCAATGAAGTCCTACAAGAG aaCTACACTCACTTGCcaaaagcagatatttttgcTCTGGCTCTGACTgttgtctgtgctgctggggctgagccacTTCCAACTAACGGGGACCAATGGCATGAAATTCGGCAAGGAAAACTGCCCAGACTACCACAAGTGCTTTCTCAAGAATTACTAGACTTACTAAAA gttATGATTAATCCTGATCCTGAGAAAAGGCCTTCAGCTGTGGCACTGGTGAAGCATTCAGTGCTTCTCTCTGCCGCAAAAAAGAGCGCGGAGCAGCTCCGGATAGAGCTGAATGCTGAAAAATTCAAGAACTCGCTCTTGCAGAA AGAGCTGAAGAAGGCCCAGCTGGCGAAGGCGGCGGCCGAGGAGCGCGCGCTGTTCACGGACAGAATGACCACGAGATCCACGACACAGAACCGCCCGTCCCGCCTCATCGGCAAGAAAATGAACCGCTCCCTGAGCCTCACCATCTACTGA
- the WEE1 gene encoding wee1-like protein kinase isoform X2 → MACPGRRWIAVPAVFKEKLSLGSVVSQGFSSLMHSAILSCCSAAVVCQRWSSICTPASNSLLSKAQGLGSSSVKLRGGSLFMNVGKSEKQEEDFRQTPHVNINPFTPDSMFLHNSEGKCRRRKRIHWNDSCGEDMEPSDGEPEEETMRPAKRITITESNMKSRYATEFHELEKIGSGEFGSVFKCVKRLDGCIYAIKRSKKPLAGSVDEQNALREVYAHAVLGQHSHVVRYYSAWAEDDHMLIQNEYCNGGSLADAISENYRNMRYFTEPELKDLLLQVARGLKYIHSMSLVHMDIKPSNIFISRTSVPSITLEEGDDDDWSSDRVIFKIGDLGHVTRVSSPQVEEGDSRFLANEVLQENYTHLPKADIFALALTVVCAAGAEPLPTNGDQWHEIRQGKLPRLPQVLSQELLDLLKVMINPDPEKRPSAVALVKHSVLLSAAKKSAEQLRIELNAEKFKNSLLQKELKKAQLAKAAAEERALFTDRMTTRSTTQNRPSRLIGKKMNRSLSLTIY, encoded by the exons ATGGCGTGCCCTGGGAGGCGGTGGATCGCCGTGCCTGCGGTGTTTAAGGAAAAGCTGTCCCTGGGCTCGGTGGTCTCACAGGGCTTCTCCAGCCTGATGCATTCCGCGATCCTCTCGtgttgcagtgctgctgtcgTGTGCCAGCGCTGGTCCAGCATCTGCACTCCTGCATCAAAC AGTTTGCTTTCTAAAGCACAAGGTTTAGGTTCCAGCTCAGTCAAACTTAGAGGGGGCTCCCTGTTTATGAATGTTGGTAAATCAGAGAAGCAAGAAGAAGATTTTAGACAAACACCTCATGTGAACATCAATCCCTTCACTCCCGATTCCATGTTCCTTCACAACTCTGAAGGCAAATGTCGTCGGAGGAAGAGGATACACTGGAATGA CTCTTGTGGAGAGGACATGGAACCAAGCGATGGAGAGCCTGAAGAGGAAACCATGAGACCTGCCAAG AGGATAACAATAACAGAAAGTAACATGAAGTCACGCTATGCAACCGAATTCCATGAACTGGAGAAGATTGGATCTGGGGAATTCGGCTCTGTGTTTAAGTGTGTGAAGAGGCTGGATGGCTGCATCTATGCAATAAAACGCTCCAAGAAACCCTTGGCTGGCTCAGTGGATGA GCAGAATGCTTTAAGAGAGGTCTATGCACATGCAGTCCTGGGACAGCATTCTCATGTAGTGAGGTACTACTCTGCATGGGCAGAAGATGACCACATGCTTATACAGAATGAATACTGCAATG GTGGCAGTTTAGCGGATGCCATAAGTGAAAATTACCGGAATATGCGTTACTTTACTGAACCAGAACTGAAGGACCTGCTGCTTCAAGTGGCTCGAGGTTTAAAGTACATTCATTCAATGTCCCTGGTACACATGGATATCAAACCTA GTAACATTTTCATATCTAGAACATCAGTTCCAAGTATAACTCTAGAGGAAGGTGATGATGATGACTGGTCATCTGATAGAGTCATATTTAAAATAG GTGACCTGGGCCATGTAACTCGAGTCTCTAGTCCTCAGGTGGAAGAAGGTGACAGCCGTTTCCTTGCCAATGAAGTCCTACAAGAG aaCTACACTCACTTGCcaaaagcagatatttttgcTCTGGCTCTGACTgttgtctgtgctgctggggctgagccacTTCCAACTAACGGGGACCAATGGCATGAAATTCGGCAAGGAAAACTGCCCAGACTACCACAAGTGCTTTCTCAAGAATTACTAGACTTACTAAAA gttATGATTAATCCTGATCCTGAGAAAAGGCCTTCAGCTGTGGCACTGGTGAAGCATTCAGTGCTTCTCTCTGCCGCAAAAAAGAGCGCGGAGCAGCTCCGGATAGAGCTGAATGCTGAAAAATTCAAGAACTCGCTCTTGCAGAA AGAGCTGAAGAAGGCCCAGCTGGCGAAGGCGGCGGCCGAGGAGCGCGCGCTGTTCACGGACAGAATGACCACGAGATCCACGACACAGAACCGCCCGTCCCGCCTCATCGGCAAGAAAATGAACCGCTCCCTGAGCCTCACCATCTACTGA
- the WEE1 gene encoding wee1-like protein kinase isoform X3 has product MNVGKSEKQEEDFRQTPHVNINPFTPDSMFLHNSEGKCRRRKRIHWNDSCGEDMEPSDGEPEEETMRPAKRITITESNMKSRYATEFHELEKIGSGEFGSVFKCVKRLDGCIYAIKRSKKPLAGSVDEQNALREVYAHAVLGQHSHVVRYYSAWAEDDHMLIQNEYCNGGSLADAISENYRNMRYFTEPELKDLLLQVARGLKYIHSMSLVHMDIKPSNIFISRTSVPSITLEEGDDDDWSSDRVIFKIGDLGHVTRVSSPQVEEGDSRFLANEVLQENYTHLPKADIFALALTVVCAAGAEPLPTNGDQWHEIRQGKLPRLPQVLSQELLDLLKVMINPDPEKRPSAVALVKHSVLLSAAKKSAEQLRIELNAEKFKNSLLQKELKKAQLAKAAAEERALFTDRMTTRSTTQNRPSRLIGKKMNRSLSLTIY; this is encoded by the exons ATGAATGTTGGTAAATCAGAGAAGCAAGAAGAAGATTTTAGACAAACACCTCATGTGAACATCAATCCCTTCACTCCCGATTCCATGTTCCTTCACAACTCTGAAGGCAAATGTCGTCGGAGGAAGAGGATACACTGGAATGA CTCTTGTGGAGAGGACATGGAACCAAGCGATGGAGAGCCTGAAGAGGAAACCATGAGACCTGCCAAG AGGATAACAATAACAGAAAGTAACATGAAGTCACGCTATGCAACCGAATTCCATGAACTGGAGAAGATTGGATCTGGGGAATTCGGCTCTGTGTTTAAGTGTGTGAAGAGGCTGGATGGCTGCATCTATGCAATAAAACGCTCCAAGAAACCCTTGGCTGGCTCAGTGGATGA GCAGAATGCTTTAAGAGAGGTCTATGCACATGCAGTCCTGGGACAGCATTCTCATGTAGTGAGGTACTACTCTGCATGGGCAGAAGATGACCACATGCTTATACAGAATGAATACTGCAATG GTGGCAGTTTAGCGGATGCCATAAGTGAAAATTACCGGAATATGCGTTACTTTACTGAACCAGAACTGAAGGACCTGCTGCTTCAAGTGGCTCGAGGTTTAAAGTACATTCATTCAATGTCCCTGGTACACATGGATATCAAACCTA GTAACATTTTCATATCTAGAACATCAGTTCCAAGTATAACTCTAGAGGAAGGTGATGATGATGACTGGTCATCTGATAGAGTCATATTTAAAATAG GTGACCTGGGCCATGTAACTCGAGTCTCTAGTCCTCAGGTGGAAGAAGGTGACAGCCGTTTCCTTGCCAATGAAGTCCTACAAGAG aaCTACACTCACTTGCcaaaagcagatatttttgcTCTGGCTCTGACTgttgtctgtgctgctggggctgagccacTTCCAACTAACGGGGACCAATGGCATGAAATTCGGCAAGGAAAACTGCCCAGACTACCACAAGTGCTTTCTCAAGAATTACTAGACTTACTAAAA gttATGATTAATCCTGATCCTGAGAAAAGGCCTTCAGCTGTGGCACTGGTGAAGCATTCAGTGCTTCTCTCTGCCGCAAAAAAGAGCGCGGAGCAGCTCCGGATAGAGCTGAATGCTGAAAAATTCAAGAACTCGCTCTTGCAGAA AGAGCTGAAGAAGGCCCAGCTGGCGAAGGCGGCGGCCGAGGAGCGCGCGCTGTTCACGGACAGAATGACCACGAGATCCACGACACAGAACCGCCCGTCCCGCCTCATCGGCAAGAAAATGAACCGCTCCCTGAGCCTCACCATCTACTGA